CGCCGGCGAGACGGATCGAGGGTCATTCGGTGAGGAGCTCCGACCAGCGCTGGGCATCGCCCGATTCGAACCCGTCGGCGAAGGGGAGCACCGTGCCGGCACCCGCGGCAAGGTGCAGCCGGACGATCTTTCCCGGATCGCCCTGAGTGCCGAACCAGGCCAGTCCGGCTGCCGAGTCGATCGCCGAGGCGACGAGGTCGCCCTCACCCGCGGCGAGCGTCACCGCATCGAGCCGTGTGAACGTGCGCCCGGGATCGACATCGACGCGCACCACCCTCCCCGGGTCAGCCAGCGTGCCGAGATAGGCGAAGGCCGATCCGCCATCGAGAACGGCCGTCCAGGGGAGACCCTCGGCAGCGTCGAGCGTCGCCGCGTCGAGCCGCGCGAAGGCGTGGCTCGGATCGACGTCGACTCGCACCAGCGCCGGCGGCGTCCCGATCGTCGCGAAGTAGGCGAGCCCGTGCGCGGCGTCGAAGAGGCCGCCGCGTGGCTGGTCTTCGGTCGCGGCGAGATCGGCGCCGGCGACCCGCACGAAGCTCCGCGCCGGGTCGATGTCCACCTTGACGATGCGGCCGGGCGAGCCGTTGGTCGAGAAGTAGGCGTAGCCGTGCGTGCTGTCGAGCAGCGAGGAGAGCAGGTTGTTCTCGCCGCTCGGCAGGGTCAGCGCGCCGAGGCGGACGAAGCTCCGCGCCGGATCGACATCGACCTGGACGATTCTCGCCGGATAGGTCCCGGTGGCGGCGTAGGCGTAGCCGTGCGCACCGTCGAGAGCGATCGTCCGCACGCTGTCCTCGCCGCTCTCGAAGACGACCCTGCCGAGCTGGGCGAAGGCATGAGTGGGGTCGACATCGATCCGCAGCAGCCGTCCGGGCGACGTGGAGGTGCCGAAGTAGGCGAGCCCGTGAGCCGCATCGAACGCGGCCGCGTTCAGGTTGTATTCGGCGCTGTCGAGGGTCAGCATCGCCAAACGACGCATGGTGGCGAGGTCGAACCGGACCACCGCGGCCGGCGGCGAGCCGGTGCCGACGTAGCCGAAGCCGTGGACGGGGTCCACGACCACCGAGGCCGCGGGCGTCTCGGAGGCGCCGAGGAGGATCGGCTCGAGGCGGGCGAAGGCGTGGGCGGGGTCGACGTCGACCCGGGCGATCCGCCCCGGGATGGTGAAGTTCCAGGTGCCGAAGAGGGCGACACCGCGCGCTGCGTCCAGCAGCGCCGCCGTGGGATTCGTCTCGTTCCCCGCGAGGGTGAGCGCGGCCACTCGGGCGAAGGGGCGCGCCGGGCCGACGTCGAGCTGGAGGATCTTGCCGGCGCCCGTGCCGCTCACGCCGAAGTAGGCGTAACCGTTCGTCGCGTCGATCGCTGCCGAGGTGAGCTCGACTTCGCCGCTCGCCAGCGTCACCGCGCCGAGGCGAGCGAACGCGCGGGTCGGCGAGACGTCGACCTTGACCACGCGCATCGACAGCGTCCCGAAGTAGGCGTAGCCGTTCGCCTCGTCGAGGACGGCCGAGACGAAGCTGCTCTCGCCGGAGAGTCCGCTGACCGCGCCGAGGCGGGTCATGGCGTGCGTCGGAGCGACATCGACCTTGACCACCTTCCCCGGCTGGTTGACGGTGCCGAAGTAGGCGAAGCCGGCCGTGGCATCGATCACCGCCGAGCGCACGAAGTCGTCGCTGGCGTCGAGCGTGAGCGACGAGAGCCGGGCGAGCGGGTGGCCCGGGTCGACGTCGACGCGCACGATGTGCGGCGGGCCGGAGTTGCCGACGGCGGCGAAGTAGGCGAGCCTGGCGGTCGTGTCGATGCCGGCCGCGAGGAGTCCCTGCTCGGAGGGGGGCAGCGTCAGCGCGTCGGCGCGCACGAAGCGGCGCGCCGGATCGACGTCGATCTTCACCACCTTGCCCGGCCCGGTGTTGGTGCCGAAGTAGGCGTAGCCGGCGGCGGCGTCGAGCACCGCCGAGCGCAGGTACTCCTCGCCGGGCTCGAGCAGCACGACGCCGACGCGCCGCGAGGTGGCGAGGTCGATGCGCACCACGATCCCCGGCGAGGTGTCGGTGCCGAAGTAGGCGTAGCCGTGCGTGCTGTCGATCACCGCGCAGCCGCTGCTCTGCTCCTCGTTCTTGAGCGTCAGGGTCGGTCCCACCTCGGCGAAGAGATCCGGGCGTGCGCCGCTCTCGCGCGTCGCGAGCGCCGGTGGGGCGAGTCGGCCGCGCAGCGGCTCGGCGGTGGCGAGATCGAAGTCGCGCGTGCCGGTCAGAGAGATGCTGTTCGGGCGATGGGTGACGGTGTCGAGCGTGCCGTTGCCGGTCAGCGGCTCGCCGGCGCCGGTCAGTTGCAGAGCGGTCCCGGCGGAGAGCTCGAAGATCGCCGGCGCCTCGAGGCGCAGCGCGCCGAGGGCGGTGGTGGCCGCCGGCGCGGCGAAGAGCCCGCCGCGCACCCGCGCTTCGCCTTCGATCCGGAGGCGAGCGGTGCCGCCGGCGAAGCGCCCGCCGCCCTGCTCGAGCGCGACGGCGCGCAGCTCGGCGTCACCCTGGGCGAGCTCGCCGGCATCGACTCGAACGAGACCGTAGACGGTCACCGCGCCGGCGAGCTGCACCGTCGCCGGGGTGTCGCTCGCCAGCTCGAGCCCGGCGAGCTCGACGACGGCCTCCTCGGCGACCACGGCGTCGGGCGAGGCGGCGTCGAAGCGCGCCACGTCGCGCGCCCCGGGGACCCGACCGGTCGACCAGTTGCGTGGATCGTGCCAGTCGTGGTTCCCTGCGCCGCCGCGGAAGAGAGCAACGGAGCGGAGCTCGTCGTGCGGCACCGCGCGCAGCGCGCCGGCGGCGTCGCCGCCCTCGGCTGCCAGCGCGGCGGTGCTCACCAGGAAGACCGCCAGCGCGAGGGCGACGGGACGGTTCGGGACAGGGCGCATGGTCGTCGCGCTCCTCGCGGTCGCGATCACGGACGGTGCACCGGCCAGAGCGCGCCGGCGTCGAATCCGTCGGCCCAGACGACGTTGAAGCCGAGCGAGAGCAGGCCGTAGCCGGTGTCGTTGTCGGCTCCGGCGACGCCGACGTCGAGCGCTTCGCTGCGCAGCAGGGTGGCGAGGGCGTCGGCAGTGAGGTTGGGGTATTCGTCGAGCAGCAGTGCGGCGCCGCCGGCCACGTGCGGGCACGACGCCGAGGTGCCGAAGAAGCCGCTGCCGCCCGGCCACGGCTGGCCGTTGCTGACCCCGTAGGTGGCGGTGCTGACGCCGTCGGGGGTGACGAGATCGGGCTTGAGGTAGCCGCCGGCGGCGGTGCCACCGGGGCCGAGCGTCGGGCCGCGGCTCGAGTAGACCTCGAGGGCGAGGCCGTTCCAGGCGAGGGCGCCGACGGTGAACGCCTGCGGCGAGTCGGCCGGCGAGCTGACGCTCCGCGCCGCGTTGAAGTGCTCGAAGTTGGCGCCGACGGTGCGCAGGTTGAGGTAGTCGGTCCCCGGTCCGGAGACGCGGGTGATCGCGAGGTAGTACCAGTCGCTCACTGAAGGAGTGAAGTCGATCTCCTCGAAGGGCAACTGGCCGGCGGTGCCGTTCTGCGAGTTGCTCGAGGCGGCGACGGAGAGCCACTGTGTGCCGTCCCATCGCCAGAGCTCGAGGTTGTAGTCGTGCGAGGCACCTTGCGTGGCGGGATTCGCCGGCCAGTCGCTCCAGGAGAGGGTGAGGTAGTACGAGTGCCCCGTCGTGAGGTAGCCCCAGCGATTCGACCACCCGCCGTCGAACGAGTGCCAGTTGGTGCCGGGGTAGGCGGAGTAGGTCGCCTCGTAGGTCTCGCCGTCGGCGTAGTTGCCGGCGGAGTTGACCCAGAGGATTCCCGCCTGGCGAGCCGCCTCGACCTTGGCGTTGGTCAGGTTGTGCGGCGCCCCGCTGCCGTCGTAGGGATAGGCGCCGAACGAGCCGCACGAGTACGAGATCACGTCGACGCCCTGGGCGGTGAACCAGTCGACGGCGGAGTAGAAGTCGGCCTCGTTGCCGTCGTGGGCGAGGTAGAGGGAGGCCTGGGGCGCCATGTCGTGGACGATCTCGGCGCAGGCGGTGCCGTGCAGGCTGCTGCCGACCGGATCGCCGCTGGTGCCGCCGTTCCACAGCGTCACCTGGGCGGGCAACTCGCTGCCGAGCAGGCTCGCATAGCCGGAGAACCCGCCGCAGTCGAGCACGCCGACCTTCACCCCTTGCCCGAGGTAGCCGGCGGTGTGGAGCGTCGCCGCGCCGGTCGGGGTGACCCCCTCGCTGACCACGTCCGGCTCGCGATGGTTGGGACGCCGAACGCGAAGCACGCCCGGGGCGTCCGCGAGTGCCCGGAGGCTGGCCGCCGGGAGGGCGGCGAAGACCAGGCTCCCCTCGACCGCGGTGATCCGGCCTCCGAGCTCGAGGGCGCGTGAGGCGATCGCCGGAGCGGCGGCTCCGAGGGTCTCGACGACGACCTCGACCGTGCCGTCGGGAGCGGTCAGCGCCGCCAACCCCTGCCGGGCCTCGGCGTTCGTTGCCTCGTGGGCCGAGCCCGCCGCGAGAATCTGGTTGAGCGCCGGCGCGAGCCGCGGGTGCGGTTCGGTGTCGACCCAGAGTCGCGGTGCCGCCGCGGGAGGCGGCCCGGGCGGCTCGGCTCCGGAGGCGGGAAGGGCGGCGAACAGCAGGAGGGCGAGGGCGGAGCCAGGGAGCAGGCGGGCGACGGACATGGTGGCCTCCGGGCAGGTCGAGCGGTTCATGCCCGGAGCTTCCGCCGCGAGCGTTGGAGCAGCGTTGGACCGCTGCGCCGGCGTGCCGCCGGCGGCGGTCCGGCGCGACGGCGATTCGGGCGGCGTGCTGCCGAATCGGCGGAGATCGCTCCTGTAGGATCCGCCGGACATGACGGAACGAGCGGAGGCGCCTGGTCCGCGGCGTCCGGCGCTGGTGCGCGCTATCGGTCGCTGGGATCTCACGGCGGCGGTGGTCAACGGCATCGTCGGCAGCGCGATCTTCGGCCTTCCGGCGACGCTCGTCGCGCTCACCGGAGCCTGGAGCCCGGTCGCCGCGCTCGCCGCCGGGCTCGGCATCCTGGCGATCGTCCTTTGCTTCGCCGAGGTGGGAAGTCGCTTCCGCGATGCGGGCGGCCCTTACCTCTACACGCGCGAGGCGTTCGGCCCCTGGGTCGGCTTCGAGATCGGCTGGCTGATCTTCTGGACGCGGGTGCTGTCGGCCGCGGCGAACCTCAACGTCTTCGCGCTCTACCTCGGGGAACTGCTGCCGGCCGCGCGGGAGGGTGCCGGGCGGCTCGTGGCGATGGCGGTGCTCTGGTCGGCCGTCGCGGCGCTCAACGTCGTCGGGGTGCGCCAGGCGACCTGGGCGGTGGACCTGTTCACCGTCGCCAAGCTCCTGCCGCTCGGGCTGGTCGTGGCGATCGGCCTCGGCAGGGTCTCGACGGCGACGCTCGCCACGCAAGCGGTCGGTCAGCCCGACTGGACGCAGGCGATCCTGCTGCTCGTCTTCGCCTACGGTGGCTTCGAGACCGCGCTGCTGCCGGCCGGCGAGGCCCGCGATCCGAAGCGCGACACGGCCTTCGCCCTGTTCGTCGCCCTGGCCCTGGTGGCGGGGATCTACTGTCTGGTGCAACTCGTCGTGGTCGGCGTCGTGCCGCACGCGGCGGGTGAGCGCGCGCCGATCGCCGCCGTCTTGCGCGCCCTGCTCGGGCCGTTCGGTGCGACGCTCGGCAGCCTGGCGGCGATGGTGTCGATCTACGGCTGGTCGACGGGGACCCTTCTGCAGTCGCCGCGGGTGCTCTTCGCCATGGCCGAGCGGGGCGAGCTGCCGGGCGTGCTGGCGCGGGTTCACCCGCGCTTCCGCACACCCGACGTGGCCATCGTGCTCTTCGCCGCCGCGGCGTTCGGCTTCGCTGCGTTCGGCAGCTTCGCTTCGAACGCGACCTTCGCGGCGATCGTGCGACTCGTCTACTACGCCCTCACGGCGGCCGCGCTCGTCGTCCTGCGGCGACGTGGCGGCGAGGCGCCGGGATTCCGCCTGCCGCTCGCCGGCCTGATCGTCCCGCTGGCGGTCGGCTTCTGCCTGGTTCTCCTCGCCACCCGCACCTTCGAGCAGGCGTGGATTCTCGCGTTGCTGGTTCTGGTCGGCTTGCCGTTGCGAGCGCTCGCCGGTCGCGGGGCGACGGCCGCATGACCAGGTGATCGCGGCCCGCCCGGCTCTCTACTCGCCGATCCGCATCTGCATGACCTCGGAGCTCAGCCGCCAGGTCCCCTTCTGACGGACCAGCTGTGCTTCGGACTTGACCTTGCCGTAGGTCGCCTCGCCTTCGACGAGCAGCAGGGCGCGGTCGCCGCGCACCCAGCCGCGAACGACGCGGAAGCTCACGGTCGGGTGGTCCTTGCGGAACGACTCGAGGATCTCCTGCGAGTGGTCCTTCCAGTCGGCCTGGGTCTCTTCGGTGAAGAAGGGCTTGGCAGCGGCGTAGTCCCACGCCACCATCGGGCCGTGCAGCGCGGTGTAGGCCTTGCCCGGCTCGCCGCCGCCGGCCGGGAGGGGATCGCCGTAGTCGCTCGGTGCCACCGGAACGTCGAAGCTGACGTCGAAGGCGAGGCTGTCGGGCTTGGCGAGCTTCAAGCTGCCGTGGATGCGGCCGCCGTCCACCTTGATCGTCGACTGGGCGCTTCCGTCGTAACAGAGGCCGCATCCGTCGCCGGAGGCAAAGGCGTACGAGACACCCTTGTAGGCGCCGGTCTTCGAGAACTGGAAGTAGGCGACGAGGGTCTCGTCGTCGCGGAAGTAGTTGTCGATCATGTACTCGCGGTCGTAGTCGTGGTCGAGCGCTTCCTCGATGAACCCGGCGTTGGAGATCGCGACCTTGATCCCCGGCTCGTCGTCGAGACCGACCTTGGCTGGGAAGGCATAGGCCCCCCGGGCCTCGAACTTCATCGTCTTGCTCTCGATCGAGCCCTGTGCCTGCCGCTTCTCGGGTGTCTCCGCGCGGACCGCGAACGGCGCGAGCGCGGCGAGCAGCAGGGCGAGCACCCGGGAAGGCGGAATGAGCAGACGGGAGGGGACGGCAGGTCGGTGCAAGGGAAGCTCCTTTCGACTCGCTTCGGGTTCTGAGATCAACCTACGTCGTTTCGCGGCGAGCGGGGACAGAGGATCGCACGGGTGAGGCCGTGCTCGGCTTCCGGTCGTCGCGGTCCGTCCGGCGGTGGCTCGAGCTTGCGCTCCGGATCGCCGGCAGCCCCGGTCTGGAGGTTCGCCGGGAGGTGTCCGACGTCGCCGGCGGCGGTCACCTTGCAGCGGCCGTCGGGCTCGACGCGGACGATCGAGAGGCTGGCGTGGCCGACCGACATCTCGAGCCAGGCCTTGCCGTCGACCCGCATCGCCCGCGTGAGCAGGTAGCGGATCACGTTGCCATGGGCGACGAAGAGCTCGTGTCGCTCGTTTCCCGTCGCCGGCACGAAACGGCGTGCGAAGAGGGCGTCGAGCCGCTCGGCGCATGCCGCCATCTCTTCCGGCTTCTGGTCGGTGTTCGCCCCGGCGCGCCACGCCGGTGGCGAGCATTCGGCAAGATCGGGCTCGATCTCGACCGTCGCGCCCCGGAGATCGGCGGCGAGGACCCGTGCGGTCTCTCGCGAGCGAGCCAGGGGGCTCGCCATCGACCGGGCCGTCGCGGTGCGGTGGCTGGTGCCGGTGGTGGATCGTGCGACCTCCGGGGCAGGGTGGCGGCACCGGCGAGGAGCACGAGTCGCACGTTATGGCGCGTTGGGCCGCGTCGCAAGGCCGTGAGAGGATGCGCGCCGAACCGACCGTACGGTGCGACCGGCGAGGAGAGCTCTTCGATGTCCCACGACCACCCCGAGATGCCGCGGACCGGCATCGCCGAGATCGACGGCGAGCACGCGCTCGAATTGCGCGTCGTGCGGGAGCTGCAGGCGGCGCTGCTCGCCGGCGAACGAGCGCTCGCCGCCGAGCTGCTCGAGCGGCTGGCCGATTTCACCAATGCGCACTTCCTCACCGAACAGCTCCTGATGCGTCTGCACGCCTACCCAGGCTACGAGGCGCACCAGCAGGAGCACGATCGCCTGATCGGCGAGCTCGGCGAGTTGCGGACCGCGCTTGCCGACGCCTCGCCGCTCGACGCCCGGGGCGAGGCCGATAGGCTCGAGCGCTGGCTTCTCGCGCACATGGCGACCTCGGACCAGGCGCTCGGCGACTTCCTCGGCCAATCGCCGGCGGGGCACCCGACCCCTGAGGCATGAGGAGGGGAGGGCGCACGTTCCGTCCGTGCGTTCGCCCTGGTGAACGATGCGCATCGCCCTGCTCTCGGACGTTCACGGCAATCTCGCCGCCCTCGAGGCGGTGATCGCCGACCTCGAGCGGCGCTCGGTCGACGCGGTGGTCGATCTCGGCGACCTCGTCTCCGGGCCGCTCTGCCCGCGCGAGACGGCCGCGCGGTTGCGTGCGACGGGCTGGCTCCACCTCGCGGGCAACCACGAGCGGCAGCTCCTGACCCGTCCTCCGGAATCGCTCGGTGCCTCGGACGCCCACGCTCGCGCCGAGCTCGGTCCGGAGTGGCTGGACTGGCTCTCGACCCTGCCGCCCTCCTTCTGTTGGAGCGACGACCTGTTCCTCTGCCACGGCACGCCGGCGAGCGATCTCGTCTACCTGCTGGAGACAGTCGAGCGCGATCATGCGCGGCTCGCCCTGCCGGAGGAGATCGAAGAGCGCCTCGGCGGCGCCTCGGCGGCAGTCGTCGCCTGCGGGCACACGCACATCCCGCGCTGTGTCCGTCGCGCGGACGGCCGACTGCTCGTCAACCCGGGGAGCGTCGGTCTGCAGGCCTACGTCGGCGACTATCCGCACCTCCATGCCATGGAGACCGGCTCTCCCGATGCGCGGTATGCGGTTCTCGAGCGCCGGCGCGAGGGGTGGCAGTGCGAGCTCGTGGCCGTTCCCTACGATTCGCGGGACATGGCCCGCCTCGCCGCCGAGCGGGGGCGACCGGAATGGGAGCATGCGCTGCTCCACGGTTACGTCGCGCCGGGTGAGCGACCGCGACCGGAGAGAGCGCACGGCTGAGGCGGCGTCCGGGAAGGGGGAGACGATGCTGATCCTGCACGGGATCTACCAGTGGGCGGTTCGGCGGGTGGCGTTTCGCCACGACTTCTGCCGCGGCTGCGGGCAGGCGACCCTGGCGGTCCGCGTGCGCGCCTTCCGCGTGCTGCACCTCTACTGGGTGCCGGTTCTGCCCCTGGGCTTCTGGCGCACCTGGCATTGCAGCCGCTGCGGCCGCCCACCGGACGCCAACACCCGAACGCGGCGCGGATTCAAGATCGCCGGTGCCGTGATGCTGGTGGCCCTGGCCATCGCCGCGTGGTGGGAGGCCCCGGGAGAGGTTCACGGCGGGGCGCTTGTCTTCGTCTGGTCGGTGAGGATCGGTCTGACGGCCGCGGCGGCACTCGCCCTACGCGCCGCTTGGCGTCACCAGCCCGACCCCGACCGGCAGAAGGCACTCGCCGGGATCCAGCCCTTCACCGGGAGCGACTGTCCGGCATGTGGCGGGCAGCTGCTGGGGGTGCCCGACCGCCACTGCCTCAGCTGCGGGTGCCGCCACGAACCGCTCGCCGCGAGCGGCAGCTAGCGGCCCTTCACCCCCTCGCAAGGTGCCAGGGACTTCGACAAAGTCCTTGATTTCAGTGACTTGAAAAGTGGCTGGCACCTGTTCGCGGGGTCAGGGGTGGGTCCAGCGCGACAGGCCGTTCTCGAAGCTGTCGTCGAAGAGGTGGAGCGGTCGGAAGACCTGAAGGAGGTGGCGGAGCGCCTCGGGCGGGTTCTGCGGCGCCCCGCTGGCGCCGGCCTGGTCGTGTGAGTTCACGCCGTGGCAGGAGGCGCAGACCCGCACCTCCCCAGGCTGGAGGGTAATCCAGAAACGCTCGTGGATCACCGGCAAGCCCGCCGCATCGTTGAGCTGGTACGTGATCGCCCGATGGGCCGGCACCAGCGCGGCGAGCGAGCCGTCCGCGCCGAGCGCCACCGCCCCGGGGAGCAGCCCCGGTGCGGGGGGATTGGTCGCCGCCGGGTCGTGCAGCGGGCGGGGGAGCACGCGGCGACCCGGAACCGGCGTCGCGACCCCCCCTCGGCCGCGGACGAGGTCGGCCTGGAAGATCTGCAACTGAGCGATGTCGTAGATCGTGTCGCCGGCGAGGTAGTCGTCGGCGAGCGTCGTCGCGCTGCCGCCGGCGACGTGCAGGTTGAACGGCTGCTGGCGATCGGCGCGGTCGCGCGTCGTCACGTTGCGGCTGACGATCAGGCCGAGGCCGAGCTCGGCGAGCGACTGGCGGAAGGCCTGCTCGTCGACGTGCTCTTCGGCGAAGACCTGGGCTTCCGGGGACGGCAGCGGCGAGCCCGGCTGCGGCGGCACGGGGCGTGACCGCACTTCGACCGGCTCGAGCTCCCACATCGGAACCGAGGCCGAGTAGCTCACGAGTTGATCCGGATCCCACCAGGAGACCGTTTTGGCGATGCCGTTGGTGAGCGTCGTCCCGGCGCGCAGCGAGCCCGTGCAGCCGGGCGTGGAGTCAGCGACGAGGTTGCGCAAGCGGAACTGGTAGCGCGACAGGGGGTTCTGGGCGGTGCCGCCGTTGACGTCGACGCGGGTCTCGGGGCCGCTCGTGTCGGCGCGATAGCCGGCGTGGGCGGCGACGAGCGAACCGTCGGAGAGCGGGAGCGGGTCGCGATAGAGACCGGAGTGGCAAGCGGGTGGGGAGCTCGACGGAAAGGCGGTCAGGCGATGGGTGCGATAGACGACCGACGCGGCGTCGGCGGGAACGTTCGGTGCCAGGGCGATTTCGATCACCTGTCCGGCGGCGTGCGTCTGGCTCTCCTGCGCGTCGACGCCGAGGTAGGAGCCGGCGAGGTCCGGCCGCTCCCGCACCTGGAAGAAGTTGGCGATCCAGTTCGGGTTGGTGCGCGGCATGCTGGTCGACTGGAAGGGAACGATCCGCGGATCGTCGTTGCGCGCCCGGTTCACCGCGAAGGCGAGCTCGTGCCGGCCGATGTGGTTGAGCGTCTCCATCGCCGTGCCGTCCTGGTTGATCGTCCACGGGAAGAAGTGGTTGAACTCGAAGCCGACCTCCCACGGTCGGAGCAGATCGGTGCGGTTGGGAAACGGCTCCGGGAAGATCTCCGGTGCTCGCGCGACAGCCGTCGCTCCGGGGCTCTCGTCGGTCCAGTCGAAGGTGCCGTAGGCGCCCCCCTGGTCGTCGTCGTTGGCGAGGCCGTCGCGTTGGAGGTGGTCCCAGCGCACGAAGACGACGCGGCCGAAGCTGTCGACCTTCGGACCGAAGTCGCCCGAGGGCGAGTGGTCGAGCAGCCGGAGATCGCCGCTCAGCGGGTCGAGGCTCCAGAGGCCGGTGACCGTCTGCTCGCCGCGATACTCGTCGAACTGCGGGTAGAGATGCACCTGTCCGTCGCGCGGCCGATCGGAGGTGAAGAGGATCCGCCCGTCCGAGCCGTAGCACGGGCTCAAGTTGTTGTAGCCGGCCGGCTGCAGCGGCACGCGGCTGATCGCCGCGGTCTGCCCCTGGCCCAGGCCGGTGACCTCGTAGAGCTGCCAGTTCCAGGTCTGCTGCAGGTGCTGCTCGTTCCACCGCGGTGCGCCGACCACCATGGCGAAGAGTGCGCGCGTGCCGCTCCAGTGCACGCAAGGGTCGCGGACGGCGATCGAGGTCGCCCCCTGGAAACCGGGAGGCGCGCCGGGGACGGAGGTGTCGGGCAACCCGTAGCCAGCCTCTTGCGTGAGGTTCCTCAGTGTGCCGTCGGGATAGAGGATCCAGAGGTCGCCACCGCGTCCGGCGTGAGCCGGGTCGGCCAGGTGATTGGCGAACGACGAGGTGGCCGTGGCGACATCGTCGGGGATCGGCGGCTGCGTGACGAAGAGGACCGGATTCGGGCGGACGAGCGGTGCCTCGTTGGTGTCTCCCCGAGGTTGGGCGCCAGCGCTCGGGACGAGCACGGTCAAGAGCACGAGAAGCGGAGCACCGAGGCGGACCGGGCGGTCCCGTTTCCTAGGTGGAGCGGAGGCGGCTCGCGGCATCGTGTCTCCCTTCTGGCGCGCGGTGCGGGAAGCGTTCCCGCAACGGCCCCTCTCGACAAGCTCTGTGCCTGTGACGGTAGATGCGTGTGGAGGCGGCCGGGGGGGACATCGCTTGCGCCAGGTGGAGGGCTCCGGCGCAGAGGAAATCGGATCAGACAAATCGCGAGATACCGTCTCGCCCGTCGATCGAAAGGAGCCCCATGCGTCGTTTCGCCCGCTGTCTCGTTGCCCTGTTCGCCCTCACGGTCGTCCCGGTCTTGGCCGGAGATCAGGTCGGCACCCTCACCGTGCTGCGCCACGTCCGGCCGTCGGAATTGGCCGCGACGCCGTTCATCCGCGCCGTCGATCCCCTCGCGATCTTTTCAAAGTGACGACCTATCAGTTGACCGCGGTGTTGAACGGCAACTCGACCGGTGGCATCAACGCCTTCACCTTCTCCCCGGGCGCCACGATCCTCACCGGGAACCGCGGCACCGGATTCGCGGTGCCCACCGGCACGACGACCACGCTCTGGGCCGGCTTGACGTTCGACAATGTCGGCACGACGACCGGGGCCACGGATACCGAGCTCAACAACTTCGGGATCCTGGCGATGGGCCCGGTCGATCTCGGCTCCAGCACCAATACCGGATTCCAGACGGCGGCGGCCGGCTCTTTCTTCTCCACGGCGAATTCGGCGGGATCCGGGATCACGTTCACGGGTGGAACCCCGTCGTTCGACCTCGGTTGGGAGCTCGTCGTCACGACCCTGCCGGTCGAGCTGACGTCGTTCGGCGTCGAGTAGTTCCATTCCGGAACCGCCCCCCTGCCTCCGCCGTCGGACGTGCCGGCACGGCCGGCGCCGGCGATTCGCCGGGATCGCACGCTGCGGGCGACGCCACGATGCGGCGGCGATCGGTACCCTGGCCACCCGAGGCCGGGGTCGACTCCGAGGACGTGGCCAGGCCGAGTCGTGTCCGCGGCTTTCCGCGCCCCTCAACGGTCGCCGAATCGCGCGGACGGCCGCTTCGTCCGTGCTTCCGGAGCGAACGGTGCGCCTGCGGCGCGCGTCTCCGGTAAGCTCTGCCGCCTGTTCGCCGTTGGAGCTCGATCGACTCGGGGCCATCGCATGGTGGGCCCGGTAGGCGGAGGTGCAAGGACATGGCGATCCCGGTGCGATCGTTGTTGGATGGCCTGCGACGCGGGGTGGGGTGGCTGCTCTACGCGGCGTGCCTGGCCGTCGTCGATCCGGCTCGCGCTGCGACGATTCCCGTCACCACCACGACCGACGTCGACCTCGACGACGTCGACTGCTCGTTGCGCGAAGCGATCGTGGCGGCCAATACCGATGCCGGCTATCACGGCTGCCCGCCGGGAGCGGGAGCCGACCGCATCGTTTTCGACCTCGCCTTTCCGGCGACGATCGCGCTCGCCGCCGATCTGCCGGCGGCGACGACCTCGATGAAGATCCAGGGGCCGGGGCGCACGCAACTGGCCCTCGACGGGCAGGACCTGCACCGCATCCTGGTGCTCGACTCGCCGGGCGGGTTGCCGTGGTTCTACGTCGAGCGGCTGACGCTGACGCGCGGACGCGCTCCGGGCGGGGTCAACGGCACCGGCGGCGGTGCCTTCGTCGGCACCCAGGACAAGGCGCTCTTCTCGCGGGTGCGCTTCCTCGCCAACAGCTCGACAAACGGCGGGGGCGGTCTCGGCCTGAGCGATTCGGGTTCCGGCGGAGCGACGGTGACGCTCGAGGATTGCGAATTCGAAGGCAACTTGGCCGAGGGCGCCCTCGGCGGGGGCGGGCTCTACTCGTACTACTCGCAAGTCACCGTGCATGGCACCACCTTCTCCGGCAACCGGGCGACCTCAGCCAGCGGAGTCG
This genomic window from Holophagales bacterium contains:
- a CDS encoding histidine phosphatase family protein, producing MASPLARSRETARVLAADLRGATVEIEPDLAECSPPAWRAGANTDQKPEEMAACAERLDALFARRFVPATGNERHELFVAHGNVIRYLLTRAMRVDGKAWLEMSVGHASLSIVRVEPDGRCKVTAAGDVGHLPANLQTGAAGDPERKLEPPPDGPRRPEAEHGLTRAILCPRSPRNDVG
- a CDS encoding hemerythrin family protein gives rise to the protein MSHDHPEMPRTGIAEIDGEHALELRVVRELQAALLAGERALAAELLERLADFTNAHFLTEQLLMRLHAYPGYEAHQQEHDRLIGELGELRTALADASPLDARGEADRLERWLLAHMATSDQALGDFLGQSPAGHPTPEA
- a CDS encoding metallophosphoesterase family protein, which gives rise to MRIALLSDVHGNLAALEAVIADLERRSVDAVVDLGDLVSGPLCPRETAARLRATGWLHLAGNHERQLLTRPPESLGASDAHARAELGPEWLDWLSTLPPSFCWSDDLFLCHGTPASDLVYLLETVERDHARLALPEEIEERLGGASAAVVACGHTHIPRCVRRADGRLLVNPGSVGLQAYVGDYPHLHAMETGSPDARYAVLERRREGWQCELVAVPYDSRDMARLAAERGRPEWEHALLHGYVAPGERPRPERAHG
- a CDS encoding amino acid permease, with the translated sequence MTERAEAPGPRRPALVRAIGRWDLTAAVVNGIVGSAIFGLPATLVALTGAWSPVAALAAGLGILAIVLCFAEVGSRFRDAGGPYLYTREAFGPWVGFEIGWLIFWTRVLSAAANLNVFALYLGELLPAAREGAGRLVAMAVLWSAVAALNVVGVRQATWAVDLFTVAKLLPLGLVVAIGLGRVSTATLATQAVGQPDWTQAILLLVFAYGGFETALLPAGEARDPKRDTAFALFVALALVAGIYCLVQLVVVGVVPHAAGERAPIAAVLRALLGPFGATLGSLAAMVSIYGWSTGTLLQSPRVLFAMAERGELPGVLARVHPRFRTPDVAIVLFAAAAFGFAAFGSFASNATFAAIVRLVYYALTAAALVVLRRRGGEAPGFRLPLAGLIVPLAVGFCLVLLATRTFEQAWILALLVLVGLPLRALAGRGATAA
- a CDS encoding S8 family serine peptidase — encoded protein: MSVARLLPGSALALLLFAALPASGAEPPGPPPAAAPRLWVDTEPHPRLAPALNQILAAGSAHEATNAEARQGLAALTAPDGTVEVVVETLGAAAPAIASRALELGGRITAVEGSLVFAALPAASLRALADAPGVLRVRRPNHREPDVVSEGVTPTGAATLHTAGYLGQGVKVGVLDCGGFSGYASLLGSELPAQVTLWNGGTSGDPVGSSLHGTACAEIVHDMAPQASLYLAHDGNEADFYSAVDWFTAQGVDVISYSCGSFGAYPYDGSGAPHNLTNAKVEAARQAGILWVNSAGNYADGETYEATYSAYPGTNWHSFDGGWSNRWGYLTTGHSYYLTLSWSDWPANPATQGASHDYNLELWRWDGTQWLSVAASSNSQNGTAGQLPFEEIDFTPSVSDWYYLAITRVSGPGTDYLNLRTVGANFEHFNAARSVSSPADSPQAFTVGALAWNGLALEVYSSRGPTLGPGGTAAGGYLKPDLVTPDGVSTATYGVSNGQPWPGGSGFFGTSASCPHVAGGAALLLDEYPNLTADALATLLRSEALDVGVAGADNDTGYGLLSLGFNVVWADGFDAGALWPVHRP